In the Haloferula helveola genome, one interval contains:
- a CDS encoding DUF4340 domain-containing protein, which yields MRSIFLTLLLGLTAVITVGLSGLRLSEGDLARVFGAPAAKIGDPLYEFDPSDVTVIQLAGNGASAVCQRKETGWWIVQPWHDRMDPRAVQSLFGFTLGTRVEGAIPAEKVESANLGFADGQIALRFATSDDEPLAKFRIGHRTAWVGTNPETGDSIPTVFVEPRDKSRKNFLYACTDANDVHSLLGDGFKRLRDHHPFLFHPTIIESIRIRNRSGEMVLSRGSPKELWKIVKPLGLNSDKDALLSLVQGLYDLEAVNVKNRSNVTLPTADPDAIDQIALKVFGNKEETVLSIYPPENADATTVLAAVSDRPDAVFELPLTTVASREEGKSLTGLNDLPLSVNALRDPTLTSIDPRGLKSILISPAAGDDILIRRETPRQRFQVMLDGRLGDPNETALFSLLKAITEGKVADFVSDTATDLKPYGLDQPFLILRFLSFDGNAIRLDFGESEDGTIHAIREGTTTVVKIDPSMLALIPTNPWDWRNPALWSIAAIDVTSLLVEKPGSPDLVLTPDFFAEKWKAKLGSEDVTGSLSPERADIFLQNLLDLEASNWLRPSETEADKALLKPDMVFTIFAKTVDDQGEESGVTSPQIRIAKVKRGNIELCYGRVSTQPYPFLLDPEKVRQLEVDLFATD from the coding sequence ATGCGCTCGATCTTCCTGACGCTCCTGCTCGGTCTGACCGCCGTGATCACGGTCGGGCTCTCCGGGCTGCGTTTGTCGGAAGGCGATCTCGCCCGGGTCTTCGGAGCACCGGCAGCCAAGATCGGCGACCCGCTCTACGAGTTCGACCCCAGCGACGTCACGGTGATCCAGCTCGCGGGCAATGGCGCGTCCGCGGTCTGCCAACGAAAAGAGACCGGCTGGTGGATCGTCCAGCCGTGGCACGACCGCATGGACCCGCGAGCCGTCCAGTCGCTGTTCGGCTTCACTTTGGGGACCAGGGTCGAGGGAGCGATTCCGGCCGAGAAGGTCGAAAGCGCCAATCTGGGATTTGCCGACGGACAGATCGCGCTGCGCTTCGCCACTTCGGATGACGAGCCGCTGGCCAAGTTCCGGATCGGCCACCGCACCGCATGGGTCGGCACGAATCCGGAGACCGGAGACAGCATCCCGACGGTCTTCGTCGAGCCCCGGGACAAGAGCCGCAAGAACTTCCTGTATGCCTGCACCGACGCGAATGACGTTCACTCGCTGCTTGGCGACGGCTTCAAACGCCTGCGGGACCACCACCCGTTCCTATTCCATCCGACGATCATCGAATCGATCCGCATCCGCAACCGGAGCGGTGAAATGGTGCTTTCGCGCGGGTCCCCGAAGGAACTCTGGAAGATCGTCAAACCGCTCGGGCTGAACTCGGACAAGGACGCCCTGCTGTCGCTCGTCCAAGGGCTCTATGACCTTGAGGCGGTGAACGTGAAAAACCGCTCGAACGTCACGCTTCCGACTGCGGATCCCGATGCGATTGACCAGATCGCGCTGAAGGTGTTCGGCAACAAGGAGGAGACCGTGCTGTCGATCTATCCTCCGGAGAATGCCGATGCCACGACCGTCCTCGCGGCAGTCAGCGACCGGCCCGATGCGGTTTTCGAACTGCCCCTCACCACCGTGGCGTCGCGCGAGGAAGGCAAGAGTCTGACCGGACTGAACGACCTGCCGCTCTCCGTGAACGCGCTGCGTGACCCGACCCTGACATCGATCGACCCGCGCGGGCTGAAGAGCATCCTGATTTCTCCCGCCGCGGGCGACGACATCCTCATCCGCCGCGAAACCCCTCGGCAGCGATTCCAGGTCATGCTCGACGGGCGCCTTGGTGATCCGAACGAGACCGCGCTGTTCTCGCTGCTGAAGGCAATTACCGAGGGCAAGGTCGCCGACTTCGTTTCGGACACCGCAACGGACCTGAAGCCCTACGGACTCGACCAGCCGTTCCTGATCCTCCGCTTCCTGTCCTTCGATGGGAACGCGATCCGCCTCGACTTCGGCGAATCCGAGGACGGCACCATTCACGCCATCCGAGAAGGCACCACGACCGTGGTGAAGATTGATCCGTCGATGCTCGCGCTGATCCCCACCAATCCCTGGGACTGGCGGAATCCCGCCCTGTGGAGCATCGCAGCGATCGATGTGACCAGCCTCCTCGTCGAGAAACCCGGGTCTCCGGATTTGGTCCTTACGCCCGACTTCTTTGCGGAAAAGTGGAAGGCAAAACTGGGGTCCGAAGACGTGACCGGCTCTCTCTCCCCCGAGCGCGCGGACATTTTCCTGCAGAACCTCCTCGATCTTGAGGCGAGCAATTGGCTTCGGCCCTCTGAGACCGAAGCTGACAAGGCATTGCTGAAGCCCGATATGGTCTTCACGATCTTCGCCAAGACCGTGGACGACCAAGGTGAGGAGTCCGGGGTGACATCGCCTCAAATCAGGATAGCCAAAGTGAAGCGCGGCAATATCGAACTCTGCTATGGCCGCGTCTCCACCCAGCCGTATCCATTCCTTCTCGATCCCGAGAAGGTCCGCCAACTGGAAGTCGACCTGTTCGCCACCGATTGA
- the pdxH gene encoding pyridoxamine 5'-phosphate oxidase translates to MDLSDFRKEYSDRGLRREDLEPDPLKQFEQWFQQAIELKLHEPNAMSLATVDPDGMPLLRTVLLKYFDASGFVFFTNYESRKAAQIAANPKVSLLFPWITLERQVIVQGRAEKVGTAESLRYFTSRPRESQLGAWVSSQSSVISSRKLLQQKLAELRDKFSKGEIPLPSFWGGYRVVPDTIEFWQGGPARLHDRFLYTKAAPDWSIERLSP, encoded by the coding sequence ATGGATTTGTCCGACTTCCGAAAGGAATACTCCGACCGTGGCCTGCGCCGGGAGGATCTTGAGCCCGACCCGCTCAAGCAGTTCGAGCAGTGGTTCCAGCAGGCGATCGAGCTGAAGCTGCACGAGCCGAACGCGATGTCGCTGGCGACGGTGGATCCGGACGGCATGCCACTGCTGCGCACGGTCCTCCTCAAGTACTTCGACGCATCGGGCTTCGTCTTCTTCACCAACTACGAGAGCCGGAAGGCCGCGCAGATCGCCGCCAACCCGAAGGTGTCGCTCCTGTTTCCGTGGATCACCCTCGAACGGCAGGTGATCGTCCAGGGCCGTGCCGAGAAGGTCGGAACCGCGGAATCCCTCCGCTACTTCACCAGCCGCCCCCGGGAGTCCCAGCTCGGCGCCTGGGTCTCCAGCCAGAGCTCGGTCATTTCCTCCCGCAAGCTCCTCCAGCAAAAGCTGGCCGAGCTCCGTGACAAGTTCTCGAAGGGCGAGATCCCCCTGCCCTCGTTCTGGGGCGGCTACCGGGTGGTCCCGGATACCATCGAGTTCTGGCAAGGCGGCCCGGCCCGGCTGCACGACCGCTTTCTTTACACAAAAGCGGCGCCCGACTGGTCGATCGAGCGCCTGTCCCCGTGA
- the purC gene encoding phosphoribosylaminoimidazolesuccinocarboxamide synthase: MEPLYEGKAKRLWATDDPQVLRMEFKNDATAFNGEKKAQFEDKGRLNNAISTRIYAFLEKQGIPTHFVRTVDETNVEVRKVDILMVEVIVRNLAAGSFSKRTGMEEGTEFSAPVVEFCIKSDELGDPLVNDDYIRELKLATPEDLVFLRESALKVNGILGGFFADCGLKLVDFKLEFGRLASDPSKIVLADEISPDGCRLWDLKTGEKMDKDRFRRDLGGVMEAYQEVLDRVTSALGD, translated from the coding sequence ATGGAACCGTTGTACGAAGGGAAGGCGAAGCGACTCTGGGCCACCGACGATCCGCAGGTTTTGCGGATGGAGTTCAAGAACGATGCCACCGCGTTCAACGGCGAGAAGAAGGCGCAGTTCGAGGACAAGGGGCGCCTGAACAACGCGATCAGCACCCGGATCTACGCCTTTCTCGAGAAGCAGGGCATCCCCACACACTTCGTGCGGACGGTCGATGAGACGAATGTCGAGGTCCGCAAGGTCGACATCCTCATGGTCGAGGTGATTGTCCGCAATCTCGCGGCAGGCAGTTTCAGCAAGCGCACCGGGATGGAAGAGGGTACCGAGTTCTCCGCGCCGGTGGTCGAGTTTTGCATCAAGAGTGACGAACTCGGCGATCCCTTGGTCAACGACGACTACATCCGCGAGCTCAAGCTGGCGACGCCGGAAGATCTGGTTTTCCTGCGCGAGTCGGCGTTGAAGGTGAATGGAATCCTCGGCGGCTTCTTCGCCGATTGCGGACTCAAGCTGGTTGATTTCAAACTCGAGTTCGGTCGCCTCGCGTCGGATCCGTCGAAGATCGTGCTGGCCGATGAGATCAGCCCGGACGGGTGCCGTCTCTGGGATCTGAAAACGGGCGAGAAGATGGACAAGGACCGCTTCCGCCGCGACCTCGGTGGCGTGATGGAGGCCTACCAGGAAGTCCTCGACCGGGTCACCTCCGCGCTCGGCGACTGA
- a CDS encoding ABC transporter permease, which produces MRTLLILLRKELKGYFRNPFGWVIIAAVAVANGVGISTSMKGLVDTPSQHSLIFATFHAPVFWFWFLFIFPLITMRSFAEEERTGTLETLLTAPVRTWQVVLSKYGAALGFYVLLWIPTLIQFHIFQWVAELPDGWTPGEVQGTYTIIFLMGMAFTAIGCMASSLTSSQIIAGLLTLCFLMILFFLGYVPVIWGGAFRGAEIFRYISCQEHLAFFAKGFLDTRPMVYYGTLTVVVLFLTYQIVDYRRWKR; this is translated from the coding sequence ATGCGAACCCTGCTCATCCTGCTCCGCAAGGAGCTGAAAGGATATTTCCGGAATCCTTTCGGCTGGGTGATCATCGCCGCGGTCGCGGTCGCCAATGGCGTCGGGATCTCGACCTCGATGAAGGGACTGGTCGACACGCCGTCGCAGCACAGCCTGATCTTCGCGACCTTCCACGCGCCGGTTTTCTGGTTCTGGTTCCTTTTCATCTTCCCGCTGATCACGATGCGGAGCTTCGCCGAAGAAGAACGCACCGGAACTTTGGAGACGCTGCTGACCGCCCCGGTGCGGACGTGGCAGGTGGTACTTTCGAAATACGGAGCGGCCCTCGGTTTCTACGTCCTGCTCTGGATCCCCACCCTGATCCAGTTCCACATCTTCCAGTGGGTGGCCGAGCTACCCGACGGCTGGACTCCCGGAGAAGTCCAGGGGACCTACACGATCATCTTCCTGATGGGGATGGCGTTCACGGCGATCGGCTGCATGGCATCCTCCCTGACATCCAGCCAGATCATCGCCGGCCTGCTGACGCTCTGCTTCCTCATGATCCTGTTCTTCCTCGGCTACGTCCCTGTGATCTGGGGCGGTGCGTTCCGCGGAGCCGAGATCTTCCGCTACATTTCCTGTCAGGAGCACCTCGCGTTCTTCGCCAAGGGCTTCCTTGATACCCGACCGATGGTCTACTACGGCACCCTGACCGTCGTGGTGCTCTTCCTGACCTACCAGATCGTCGACTACCGCCGTTGGAAACGCTGA
- a CDS encoding right-handed parallel beta-helix repeat-containing protein has product MLHERRMTLEEAKSVLGLGAEEDPVTRMGEFAEARERLADLVRNAPNETIATRYQEGLQEFDRAMAAVREEAERRRQEKVAAMMALVPGSVTGKSVSTKREDFHSTPVPPKKPVADPAPPQAESEVAPAVQAGPSDTPVDPEEEYNEPEPESTGLGLRVALYLMLFLVIGGAGGGWLYFHIQAEKDVRRQMEMANLERLAAKLVDGRSWKEAKEAYLQIEKLSPGSEVVLTGLRSIEFGMREEQEQFVGYWSGEALAAFEADRLDDAAAAAEKVLKKYPNESEVLELRDKIESARVSQVRTQWTEAIRAAVEIRNWEQAESGLSALAGELPGDELIRTLGKEIAAAKEKQQQEFGRARELAGAAKLRDQGAFDAQALEWMREAIALAPHDEEIRALYEKIASYTRTLRVPEDMATLKEALQGARDRDRVVLGEGVFEGGLAINVAVQLEGAGEGKTVLEAEAGEAPVITFGPGAKKATVSGVVFHKKGFDPAETRYPAVQLRGAEVSFADCVFLEASGHGLEVIESGVADALRCEFKGNGWDGAAAHGKDSRLVIRESRSTENYGHGFEVWDGGSASISECVAKGNSRAGILIDSAAEGIDLLANEVMGNREYGIVLAAGASGRVRGNSVYANKIGGMAVRFSAISMVVEKNRMEKNDGPGLILEQGLREDIYSDNVVRLNDGGNLVAGAQFEGNE; this is encoded by the coding sequence ATGCTACACGAGCGTCGGATGACGTTGGAAGAGGCGAAAAGCGTGCTTGGTCTGGGTGCGGAGGAGGATCCGGTGACCCGCATGGGTGAGTTCGCCGAGGCTCGGGAGCGCCTGGCGGATCTCGTGCGAAATGCCCCGAATGAGACGATTGCCACGCGCTACCAGGAGGGGCTGCAGGAGTTCGACCGGGCGATGGCAGCCGTGCGCGAGGAGGCGGAACGGCGGCGGCAGGAGAAGGTCGCGGCGATGATGGCGCTTGTCCCCGGTTCCGTGACCGGCAAATCGGTATCCACCAAGCGCGAGGATTTCCATAGCACTCCGGTCCCACCGAAAAAGCCGGTAGCCGATCCCGCTCCGCCACAGGCTGAATCTGAGGTGGCGCCGGCGGTTCAGGCAGGCCCGAGCGACACCCCGGTGGACCCGGAGGAGGAGTACAACGAGCCGGAGCCTGAGTCGACGGGGCTGGGCTTGCGGGTCGCTCTGTATCTGATGCTGTTCCTCGTGATCGGCGGGGCCGGCGGTGGCTGGCTCTATTTCCACATCCAGGCGGAGAAGGATGTCCGGCGCCAGATGGAGATGGCCAATCTCGAGAGGCTGGCCGCCAAACTGGTGGACGGCAGAAGTTGGAAGGAGGCGAAGGAGGCCTACCTGCAGATTGAGAAGCTGTCGCCCGGATCCGAGGTCGTGCTCACCGGTCTTCGGAGCATCGAGTTCGGCATGCGGGAAGAGCAGGAGCAGTTTGTCGGCTACTGGTCCGGCGAGGCCTTGGCAGCGTTCGAAGCGGATCGGCTGGACGATGCCGCGGCGGCGGCGGAGAAGGTTCTCAAAAAGTATCCGAATGAGTCGGAGGTGCTTGAGCTTCGCGACAAGATCGAATCGGCGCGGGTGTCGCAGGTGCGCACCCAGTGGACCGAAGCGATCCGGGCGGCGGTCGAGATCCGAAATTGGGAGCAGGCGGAGTCCGGGCTATCGGCCTTGGCGGGCGAGCTTCCGGGAGACGAGCTGATCCGGACTCTTGGCAAGGAAATCGCGGCGGCCAAGGAGAAGCAGCAACAGGAATTCGGTCGTGCCCGGGAACTTGCCGGGGCAGCGAAACTCCGGGACCAGGGGGCATTCGACGCGCAGGCTCTCGAGTGGATGCGGGAAGCGATCGCTCTGGCACCGCACGACGAGGAGATTCGTGCGCTTTACGAGAAGATCGCATCTTACACGCGCACGCTCCGGGTTCCGGAGGATATGGCGACTCTGAAGGAGGCCCTGCAGGGGGCGCGCGATCGTGACCGTGTGGTGCTGGGCGAGGGGGTCTTCGAGGGCGGACTGGCGATCAATGTCGCGGTTCAGCTGGAAGGCGCGGGCGAGGGGAAGACGGTCCTTGAGGCCGAAGCCGGGGAGGCTCCCGTGATTACCTTCGGACCCGGTGCCAAGAAGGCCACGGTGAGTGGTGTGGTGTTTCACAAGAAGGGCTTCGATCCTGCCGAGACGCGCTACCCGGCGGTGCAACTGCGGGGCGCTGAAGTCTCGTTTGCGGACTGCGTGTTCCTTGAGGCGTCGGGGCACGGGCTGGAAGTGATCGAGAGCGGGGTCGCCGACGCGCTGCGCTGCGAATTCAAAGGCAATGGCTGGGATGGCGCGGCGGCGCACGGCAAGGACAGCCGACTGGTGATCCGCGAATCTCGATCGACCGAGAACTACGGCCACGGATTCGAGGTGTGGGACGGAGGATCGGCATCGATTTCCGAGTGCGTGGCGAAGGGCAACAGCCGCGCGGGGATCCTGATCGACTCGGCGGCCGAAGGCATCGACCTGCTGGCCAACGAAGTGATGGGCAACCGGGAATACGGTATCGTCCTCGCGGCCGGAGCTTCGGGCCGGGTGCGCGGGAATTCGGTCTACGCGAACAAGATCGGAGGGATGGCCGTGAGGTTTTCGGCGATCAGCATGGTCGTGGAGAAAAACCGGATGGAGAAGAACGACGGACCTGGACTGATCCTCGAGCAGGGACTGCGCGAGGACATCTATTCGGACAACGTCGTGCGCCTCAACGACGGCGGAAATCTGGTCGCCGGAGCTCAATTCGAGGGCAACGAATGA
- a CDS encoding DUF7088 domain-containing protein → MSAESKTSARPVKRFRVGFLSILQIIFVVLIFFGANFLSSQHHRPFDLSDDLGFTLSPSTQRYLASDAVAGREEPIQMIVAFRADSPFYDRIRPISEEYARLSNGKIKLRLIDPIRANDQAELIAAEFGLLFNQDMVIIDARSQEERDQADGKKLSPHVHIVKLEDMVAYETDASNQRRVKAFLGEDAVRAGLVGAIEGKPRRMWVLSDKSDLTSEESEGIWPVLSANLVSQNIVPERVQLAGVERIPDEIDAVAIIGAAYDLTPEELPVLEEYWNRPKSALLVTTGTREVPSRLRAFLRKHGVTPRDERVLSKKDGVIRTSVPARFTSGMEFTRDLWEKATLFEGTTKVLEVREGAEDLLNKRIAPYSLVEADMRFWGETKFPADDIEFNPEEDRKGPIPIAAAVLRGNANDDRVAAETSRMIVISNTAFLHPDNARQANFDFMASAANWLVGRESLAGAAPRNIRRHKLPILEPQVAYINRVNLLILPAALLLLGGLTWASRRS, encoded by the coding sequence ATGAGTGCCGAATCCAAAACCTCCGCCCGCCCGGTGAAGCGGTTCCGCGTCGGCTTCCTGTCGATCCTCCAGATCATCTTCGTGGTGCTGATTTTCTTCGGCGCCAACTTCCTGTCCTCGCAGCACCACCGCCCCTTCGACCTGAGCGACGACCTCGGTTTCACCCTCTCGCCCTCGACGCAGCGCTATCTCGCTTCGGACGCGGTCGCCGGACGGGAGGAACCGATCCAGATGATCGTCGCCTTCCGGGCGGACTCGCCATTCTACGACCGGATCCGCCCGATCTCGGAAGAATACGCACGGCTGTCGAACGGCAAAATCAAGTTGCGCCTGATCGACCCGATCCGGGCCAACGACCAGGCCGAACTCATCGCTGCCGAGTTCGGGCTGCTGTTCAACCAGGACATGGTCATCATCGATGCCCGCAGCCAGGAAGAGCGCGATCAGGCGGACGGCAAGAAGCTCAGCCCGCATGTCCACATCGTGAAGCTGGAGGACATGGTCGCCTACGAGACCGATGCCAGCAACCAGCGGCGCGTGAAGGCCTTTCTCGGTGAAGATGCCGTCAGGGCCGGGCTGGTCGGAGCGATCGAGGGCAAGCCACGGCGGATGTGGGTGCTGAGCGACAAAAGCGACCTGACCAGCGAAGAAAGCGAAGGCATCTGGCCGGTGCTCAGCGCGAACCTCGTCTCCCAGAACATCGTCCCCGAGCGCGTGCAACTCGCCGGAGTCGAGCGCATCCCGGACGAGATCGACGCCGTGGCAATCATCGGCGCGGCCTATGACCTGACACCGGAGGAATTGCCGGTGCTCGAGGAATACTGGAACCGCCCGAAATCCGCATTGCTCGTTACCACCGGGACCCGTGAGGTACCGTCGCGCCTCCGCGCGTTCCTCCGCAAGCACGGCGTGACTCCCCGCGACGAGCGGGTGCTTTCGAAGAAAGACGGCGTGATCCGCACATCGGTGCCGGCGCGCTTCACCAGCGGCATGGAGTTCACCCGTGACCTCTGGGAAAAAGCCACGCTGTTCGAGGGCACGACCAAGGTGCTCGAAGTCCGCGAGGGCGCCGAAGACCTGCTCAACAAACGCATTGCGCCCTACTCCCTTGTCGAGGCCGACATGCGGTTCTGGGGAGAGACGAAGTTCCCGGCCGACGACATTGAGTTCAACCCGGAAGAGGATCGAAAAGGTCCCATCCCGATCGCCGCTGCCGTGTTGCGCGGTAATGCGAACGACGACCGCGTGGCCGCCGAGACGTCGCGGATGATCGTAATTTCCAACACCGCCTTCCTCCACCCCGACAACGCCCGCCAAGCGAATTTCGACTTCATGGCGAGCGCCGCGAACTGGCTGGTCGGGCGTGAAAGCCTGGCGGGGGCGGCGCCGCGGAACATCCGTCGGCACAAGCTTCCGATCCTTGAACCTCAGGTCGCCTACATCAACCGGGTCAACCTGCTCATCCTGCCGGCGGCACTCCTCCTGCTCGGAGGGCTCACCTGGGCTTCCCGCCGTTCCTGA
- a CDS encoding AraC family transcriptional regulator yields the protein MSEAAREWLESLRPGGVRALFDTLPGLLYFAKDTEFRIMSGNRAFAQRCGFSTVSEMIGRSDLEIFPLELAEKYREDDRKVMESGEGMIGIVELFPNSIGEPEWFVTDKIPLFTRTGEVAGVCGTVRSYEGARAELQPYLDLLPATDYLKHNYAEKVSMNSLARMVGMSVRQMERRFRAAFKLSPSRYIQRLRILKACDLLVSSNLQVTEIALELGFYDHSAFSKKFSELMGMSPRAYRKRHSQSRGGHEGG from the coding sequence CGAGGCTGCGCGGGAATGGTTGGAATCGCTGAGACCCGGTGGAGTTCGGGCGCTTTTCGACACTCTTCCGGGTCTTCTCTACTTTGCCAAAGACACCGAATTCCGCATCATGTCGGGAAACCGAGCCTTTGCCCAAAGGTGTGGATTTTCCACCGTTTCGGAGATGATTGGAAGGTCGGATCTGGAGATTTTCCCGCTCGAACTGGCCGAGAAGTATCGGGAAGACGACCGGAAAGTGATGGAGAGTGGCGAGGGGATGATCGGGATCGTCGAATTGTTCCCGAACTCGATTGGGGAACCCGAGTGGTTCGTGACCGACAAGATTCCGCTTTTCACCCGGACCGGCGAGGTGGCGGGCGTCTGTGGAACGGTTCGAAGCTACGAAGGCGCCCGTGCGGAACTGCAACCCTACCTCGATCTGCTCCCTGCCACCGACTACCTGAAGCACAACTACGCCGAAAAGGTTTCCATGAACTCGCTCGCGAGGATGGTCGGCATGTCCGTCCGCCAGATGGAAAGGCGATTCCGGGCGGCGTTCAAGTTGTCGCCCTCGCGCTACATCCAGCGGCTCCGGATTCTGAAGGCCTGCGATCTGCTGGTCAGCTCGAACCTCCAGGTCACCGAGATCGCGCTCGAACTCGGGTTTTATGACCACAGCGCGTTTTCGAAGAAGTTCTCCGAACTGATGGGGATGTCGCCACGGGCCTACCGGAAACGTCATTCGCAGAGCCGGGGAGGGCACGAAGGGGGGTGA